Proteins found in one Drosophila busckii strain San Diego stock center, stock number 13000-0081.31 chromosome 2R, ASM1175060v1, whole genome shotgun sequence genomic segment:
- the LOC108597163 gene encoding protein RRNAD1-like translates to MSVPERFTNIDEYLSVAFDILRTYSWIYREPNVSCIKSIDRMPDDFKRFFLSLPNESLNKFPFVHESFTDCPPTILRFRQEISHLTPRQTLFQSLLPDRKHNKITRVETQNRKMGPKKLHEIEKFADHIYKHSPNTEMVIDLGSGLGYLSEALIKLNKKYLILGLEADGQRVKTARQRIKHLLPEESYDLISYEKLFITSDAHSRDFIERHTFELAKASGLRQSTAFSTALIGLHACADLSIDAMLLFLEMPNARSLHLMPCCYHKISVSNAQADFPFYNFPLSASFRNALSANAPQVYLNRPFMRLACQQTISRWRCEYALHVKHGTQMFLRGLAEYLCDTDELVMMKRKKNIFTPPASLGLDDVQQRFQLHSRHTGQQVPWRPFHNKRLIEISKRYTLEQGCCLAEALCCLQASIQQLCENLVLLDRLCYLNDVATSKHLRIEAWYEKLLDEELSPRCRVLVAKKL, encoded by the exons ATGTCGGTGCCAGAAAGATTTACCAATATTGATGAGTATTTAAGCGTTGCGTTCGATATTTTGCGCACGTATTCCTGGATTTATCGTGAGCCAAATGTATCATGCATCAAATCTATTGATCGCATGCCAGATGATTTCAAAAGATTTTTTCTGTCGCTCCCCAATGAAAGCCTTAATAAGTTTCCATTCGTCCACGAATCTTTTACTGATTGCCCTCCTACGATACTACGTTTCCGTCAGGAAATTTCTCATCTTACACCTAGGCAAACGCTTTTTCAATCACTTCTTCCCGATCGTAAGCACAATAAAATAACTAGAGTTGAAACTCAAAACCGCAAAATGGGTCCAAAAAAACTGCacgaaattgaaaaattcgcCGACCATATTTACAAGCACAGTCCAAATACAGAGATGGTAATCGACTTGGGATCCGGTTTGGGTTATCTCAGTGAAGCTttgattaaattgaataagaaatatttaatacttggTCTTGAAGCCGATGGTCAGCGAGTGAAAACCGCACGCCAACGAATAAAGCACTTACTTCCAGAAGAAAGCTATGACCTGATTAGTTACGAAAAGTTGTTTATAACATCAGACGCTCATTCGCGCGACTTTATAGAACGTCATACATTTGAACTGGCAAAAGCCAGCGGGTTGAGACAATCAACAGCATTCAGTACAGCACTAATTGGCTTACATGCCTGTGCAGATTTGAGTATTGACGCAATGTTATTATTCCTTGAAATGCCCAATGCGCGTTCTCTACATCTCATGCCATGCTGTTATCATAAGATTTCGGTAAGCAACGCCCAGGCGGATTTTCCATTTTATAACTTTCCACTTAGTGCATCCTTTCGAAACGCATTGTCTGCTAATGCTCCACAAGTCTATTTAAATCGACCTTTCATGCGGCTAGCTTGTCAACAGACTATATCGCGCTGGAGATGTGAATATGCTTTGCATGTCAAGCATGGAACGCAAATGTTTTTGCGTGGATTGGCCGAATATTTATGTGATACTGACGAGTTGGTTATGATGAAGcgcaaaaaaaacatatttacacCACCTGCTTCACTGGGATTAGATGATGTGCAACAAAGATTTCAGCTACACTCCAGACATACGGGTCAACAAGTTCCGTGGCGACCCTTTCACAATAAACGTCTAATTGAAATAAGTAAGAGGTACACATTGGAACAGGGATGTTGTCTAGCCGAGGCGTTGTGCTGTTTGCAGGCCAGTATTCAG CAACTTTGTGAGAACCTTGTATTGCTGGATAGACTGTGTTATCTTAACGACGTGGCTACCTCGAAGCATCTGCGTATAGAAGCTTGGTACGAAAAGTTGTTAGATGAGGAGCTATCCCCACGATGTCGTGTTCTGGTTGCCAAAAAGTTGTGA